The DNA region CCACCCGCTGATCGATAAAACATGCAAAGTCGCATTCGTAGCTCAATTGGATAGAGCATCGGTCTTCGGAACCGAGGGTTGCAGGTTCGAGTCCTGCCGGGTGCATTCCTAAGTGTGTGAGAAATCTGCGGTTACGAGACCGCCTTCGCCCCTCAACTTGTCAGAATCCTCAGTCGTCTGGGGATGACGACTGAGGAATATGGCGAATGGCGATCAAAAACCGCCTTGCAAATTCACCCTGGTTTCCGCTTTCACGGCACCGCAATGGCCAGTGGTGCGCTCACATCTGGGATTCGCGTCAACAGCGATCGAGAACGTACTACTTTGGCGCGATCGCCAAGGATCCAACAGGCAAAGTTGCGCTGTATGACCCCGCACAAGGCTATTTCGCACGTCTTCCCGGCATCGAGGCCGGGACCGATCATCTTGCCCGAAGCATTGTCTACGATACTGGGTCTCTTACGCTTGGCGACTTGGTAAGACGTTATCTGCAGGAAGTAAAGAATCGAGTCGACGCTCACGAATTGTCCCTTAGAACCTTGGACAGTTACCTCCGCGAATTGACCAAATTTGCTGGCTTCATTGGTACGGACGTGCAGGTATCGGTGCTTCGGCCAGAACACTTTGCACGGTACATGGAACATCTCACTCGGGCACGCAAGCTGGGGAATTGCGCGAGGCGTCGCGTCCGCACCGACATCACCGCAATGCTCAACTTCGGGCAGAAGAATGGTTGGTATGCGTTCGTTCCGACCGGTGCCGCCTGGCGGAGTCCGCCGATCGATCGAGCGTCATTACGTCAAGCGCGGATGCGGGCGGGGAAGCCCGATTACTCGGATCGACTGCCCACCGGCAAAGAGATTAAAATGTTATTGGCCCGCGCAACGCCAAGTTTCAAAGCGATCATCCTGCTCATGATCAATGCGGGCTTGGGTCCGGCTGACATCGGTCGGCTGAAGTGGAGGCATCTTGATTTAGAACGAGGCCGGTTGATCTTTCCGCGACCGAAAACCGGCGTCGAGCGACGGGCGTACATCTGGAAGAAAACGCGTCTGGCGTTGCGAAATGTTCAAAAGCTCAAGCGGGTCGCCGCAGCAATTGCGAAGGATGGTGAGGACGCACCGGTTTTCATTTCAGAACAGGGCAACTTGATGTACCGCGAATCACTCCGGACACAGGAAGTGGAAGTCGATGGCGTGAAGTGCCGCAAAGTTGTCGGCGTAAAGGTTGAAAACGCGGTGAGCATCACGGTGCGACGATTGATCAAGATTACTGAGCTGCCGGCCGGTCTAAAGCCGTATGCACTCCGTCACGCCGCCAAGACGTACGCCAAGGCGTCGCGCGATCCGGATGCAGTCAACTTGATGATGGGCCACCAGGATCGAAGTATCCCGGGCGCCTACGACCATGAGCGGATTACTTGGAGGCGGATGAAACGGGTTGCACTCGCCATCAACCGGAAGCTGTGGAACCGAGCGGGACTGATTAAGCCGCCGGCAGCAGCGAAGCAGCGTTCGCTGCCGCCCGGTGCCGGACAAAACGGTGAGTGTGGGCGGCCTGCGGCGGCGGTTGCGCTGAACTGACTTCACTCAGGTCGGCCTCGGCGATCCGATAGTGTCGACGTCGACCAGTGCCGACGTTTAACGCCCGCAAACGTCCGGATTCGATCAGGCGGCGCAGCGTCCGCCGATCGATTCTCAGTGTGTGGGCAGCCTCGGCTTCGGTCAGGAACATCGAATCTACTCCCAACGATCAATCGTAAAGAGCGCGAATCAATTGCGGCAGTAATTTCGATGCATTTCTCACGTCCAGTTTGTCGGTCACCGGCGCGCCCTCTTTCGCACCAGCTCGACGTCATGCCGCCCGCCGCCGGTGCCTGGCGTCGATCTCGCGTCGAATCTCGCTGTCGTTCAAGCGAACGCGCAGCGCTTGTTCAATCGACTCAGGTGACGCTGGCGACAGTTCCGTCGCCAACGTTCTGGCAACGTCGATGACCTGGCGATCCCAGGTGAGCAGCGACTGGTCGTGGGTGGCTTCAACTACTGTCACTTGCTGATGGTCGGCAGACTCCTTCCAGCGGAACGTGCCGTCGACCAGCACCACAGCCGCAGCGTCGCCGAAGTGTCGTTCAACGGCTTGAGCGTCGGGGCTGTCGGGCATGATGCGAATCTGCAGGCCGCGTTCCTCGTGAAGGTCGTGCTGCCAGATTTCCGCAAGCTCACGTATTTGCGACTCTGGAATGGCGGTGCCCGTATTCTGAAGCAGATTCGACATCGCCCGGTGCGAGAGGATCAGTTCCCATCGCTGCGGAAGGCTCTCCGCGAACAGCCAGATACGATTGGCGATCGACGAGTGCAGCCTTCGGATTCGTTCGACGATACTCGCGGTGAAGCGGTTGGGACTGAGGCGGAGCATCGATCGGCGGATCGAAGCGGGAAGGAGGAACAGCGGCGGGACAGCGGGGCAAAAGATCGACACCTGTGCCGATGACCAGCGGGTCGTGAGGCGCTTGGCGATGTCGCGCGGCACGCTGTCGTTCAACCGCAGGAACTCGCCGTGCAGCAATTCGTTGAGGACAACAGGTGCCGCCTGACTCGTCTCATCGCCGAGAACACTCGTGACCTGAGATTCTTGGACGCCAAGCTGCTGGGCGATCCAGCGAATCACGGGTGCATGATATTTCAACGGAATCGTCCCCTTGTCGAGGTGCCGAGCAAAGCTGCTTCGCGGAACGCCGATTGCTTCGGCCGTCTGGTGAACAGTGAGCCGGCGTTGCTCCCTCAGTTGCTGCACGAGGTGGATCAGACGGGTGGTTTTTTGATCAGTGCTTGTCATGAGTTTCATCTCCTTTGATTGAAGATGAAACAGTCGACGATCTATCTTCGCTGCGCCCACACAGTGGATTCTTGTGGATAGCCGTAATTTCTTTGCCAGATTGCCGTTATGACAACGGAATTCCTCCACGAATCTAAGAATTGGGCTAGCAAGTACCCGCCGAAGAGACGATTTTGCTTGGGATTCGGGTTGGGGACACATCGTGACTCGCGACGACAAGGTTCAACTGAAGTGCGTTTTCGAGGATGACGCGGCCGAGTTGCGGCTGCGGGACCTGCAGGTGCATGTGCCCGGAAAGACCAGCTCTGTGCTGACAGGCAAAGCAAACTGGAAGCTACTGGCGGAACTGCTGCTCTGCTATCGCATTCGTATATTGGAGCGTCCAACCTGCATCCCAGTGCATTTGGAGGAGGCGGATTCACTGCTCGGCGACGACTTTGAACAGGCATGGTCGCTGGTCAAAAACCAATTGAACAAGAAACGGGAAAAGGGCCACCCCGCCGAGTTGCAGGACCACATTGAGGGTATCACGCAGCACGCGTACAAGGGGAGCCCTCTCTCGATCTCGATCGCCCCGATGCGCCTGCCCGGGGGAAATGTCACGTTCTCGTTGATCAACGTCAGCACTGGGGAGACCACACATCTTACACAGTGCCGACAAATGCAGATCGTTCTGGACGCCTTGACCGGCCGCAGCGGGCCTGCCGTCCGTGGCTTGACCGGCGACTCGGAGGCGGCGCCAGCTAGGCAACAGGAGCCGTTTCGCTTCGGAAATCAGGCGACCCGCACGTTTGTCGCACACTATTTCGACGATGGCTTGGCGATGGAGTATGTGGAATGCCACAAAGACAAGAGGGACTTCGAGATTCCAGCC from Planctomycetia bacterium includes:
- a CDS encoding tyrosine-type recombinase/integrase yields the protein MAIKNRLANSPWFPLSRHRNGQWCAHIWDSRQQRSRTYYFGAIAKDPTGKVALYDPAQGYFARLPGIEAGTDHLARSIVYDTGSLTLGDLVRRYLQEVKNRVDAHELSLRTLDSYLRELTKFAGFIGTDVQVSVLRPEHFARYMEHLTRARKLGNCARRRVRTDITAMLNFGQKNGWYAFVPTGAAWRSPPIDRASLRQARMRAGKPDYSDRLPTGKEIKMLLARATPSFKAIILLMINAGLGPADIGRLKWRHLDLERGRLIFPRPKTGVERRAYIWKKTRLALRNVQKLKRVAAAIAKDGEDAPVFISEQGNLMYRESLRTQEVEVDGVKCRKVVGVKVENAVSITVRRLIKITELPAGLKPYALRHAAKTYAKASRDPDAVNLMMGHQDRSIPGAYDHERITWRRMKRVALAINRKLWNRAGLIKPPAAAKQRSLPPGAGQNGECGRPAAAVALN